The following are encoded in a window of Candidatus Eremiobacterota bacterium genomic DNA:
- a CDS encoding aldehyde dehydrogenase (NADP(+)), with amino-acid sequence MSTALSGTSMIGFGRGRQGGARFRATDPSTGEPVGPDYQSAGLEDLERAAGLARAAATGLASLPGARKAAFLDQIAVNIEALGPTLWDCVMRETGLPASRVQGETARTCIQLRLFASIAAEGSWVDARIDATEPGRKPDIRSMLRPLGPAAVFGAGNFPLAFSVAGGDTASAFAAGCPVIVKAHPAHPGTSELVGDAIVAAVKACGLPEGTFSLIYDSGIEIAIALVKRPEIKAVGFTGSRRGGQALIDAAASRPDRIPVYAEMSSVNPFFFMPGAFGDGWEQRVDGLVASLTGSAGQFCTKPGLIFLRESSDAEAFVARLHKQLAGQSSFTMLTGQIRHAFEARVADCRAQAGVATLLRAEGGADAAAVTGAALFRTRAREYLSNPRLHEELFGPAAVVITYQGRDELLEIARSLEGQLTATIHGTEEEFAEHAELIAALETKAGRLVCNGFPTGVEVCHAMVHGGPWPATSDSRSTSVGGRALERFARLVCYQSFPQSRLPDELKDTNPLGIWRMVNGLLSRDPFTVTQAFR; translated from the coding sequence ATGAGCACAGCATTATCAGGCACATCGATGATAGGATTCGGCCGCGGCAGGCAGGGCGGGGCACGGTTCAGAGCCACTGATCCGTCAACAGGAGAGCCGGTGGGACCTGATTATCAGAGCGCAGGCCTCGAGGATCTTGAGCGCGCCGCTGGGCTTGCCAGAGCTGCGGCGACGGGCCTGGCATCTCTGCCTGGAGCAAGGAAGGCCGCTTTTCTTGATCAGATCGCCGTGAATATAGAGGCCCTCGGCCCTACTCTGTGGGATTGCGTGATGCGGGAAACCGGTCTGCCGGCTTCCCGCGTGCAGGGCGAAACGGCACGCACCTGCATTCAGCTCAGGCTGTTTGCATCAATCGCGGCGGAGGGCTCGTGGGTGGACGCGCGTATCGACGCCACGGAACCGGGCCGCAAGCCGGATATCCGGTCAATGCTCCGTCCCCTGGGCCCGGCGGCGGTCTTCGGGGCGGGCAATTTCCCCCTGGCATTTTCCGTCGCGGGCGGAGATACGGCGTCGGCCTTCGCCGCAGGGTGCCCTGTGATCGTCAAGGCTCACCCGGCCCATCCGGGGACTTCGGAGCTTGTGGGAGATGCGATAGTCGCGGCAGTGAAGGCCTGCGGGCTGCCCGAGGGCACATTCTCGCTGATATACGATTCAGGCATTGAGATTGCCATCGCCCTGGTGAAGCGTCCGGAGATTAAGGCTGTGGGATTTACCGGGTCGCGCCGGGGCGGACAGGCTCTGATAGACGCTGCCGCCAGCCGCCCGGACCGGATCCCTGTCTACGCCGAGATGAGCAGCGTCAATCCCTTCTTCTTTATGCCGGGCGCCTTCGGCGACGGATGGGAGCAGCGCGTGGACGGCCTGGTGGCGTCGCTGACAGGGAGCGCCGGGCAGTTCTGCACGAAGCCGGGACTGATCTTCCTGCGCGAGTCCTCTGATGCGGAAGCATTTGTGGCCAGGCTTCATAAGCAGTTGGCAGGTCAGAGCTCCTTCACGATGCTGACCGGGCAGATAAGGCACGCCTTCGAAGCGCGCGTGGCCGACTGCCGGGCACAGGCGGGCGTCGCCACCCTGCTGCGGGCGGAAGGCGGTGCAGATGCCGCAGCCGTGACAGGGGCGGCCCTGTTCCGGACCAGGGCGCGGGAGTATCTGTCGAATCCCCGGCTCCATGAAGAGCTATTCGGCCCGGCGGCAGTGGTGATCACCTATCAAGGCCGCGACGAGCTGCTGGAAATCGCCCGCAGCCTTGAAGGTCAGCTGACGGCAACGATTCACGGCACCGAAGAGGAATTCGCCGAGCACGCTGAGCTTATCGCGGCCCTGGAGACAAAGGCCGGCCGGCTTGTGTGCAACGGGTTCCCCACCGGCGTCGAGGTCTGCCACGCCATGGTCCATGGCGGACCCTGGCCCGCGACGTCGGACAGCCGCTCCACCTCCGTGGGGGGGCGGGCTCTCGAGCGCTTCGCCCGCCTGGTCTGCTACCAGAGCTTCCCGCAGTCGCGGCTCCCCGATGAGCTGAAAGACACAAATCCCCTGGGAATCTGGCGAATGGTGAACGGCCTGCTCAGCCGCGATCCCTTTACCGTGACACAGGCTTTTCGATAA
- a CDS encoding serine/threonine-protein kinase, with amino-acid sequence MILANKYRIDKVLGKGSYGTVYLAEQMDKPGTRRALKEIEEARMCPEDRAHILELFIREAEMLTCLKHPGLPLVTDFFSLEDRHYLVMEFIPGKNLEAMRRGALAPEPVIEWALQLASIIEYLHEHRPEPIIFRDLKPSNVMLSAPTGRIMLVDFGIARYFNPHKLKDTQFLGTPGFSPPEQYGSGQSDQRSDIYSFGATLYFLLTDGDICQYYFKMPPLRRQNPLVPPALESVIMKCLSLNPGERFQSMTEILMELEEIRLDMEKAGSHGNTATPGELFGIFSKFSLSTFPYAPLRFRTIAPLQAGDVENIGTFSSPHFSGLLTNCHCGLNVKTAALVTLEGAPFPKFYLRSQSLLDLNIFGRDPDIDFSENPDFSASFFLTGPDRKAIEDFFRPELIEIFSEKPMLSLKWFPPNNQSGVCWIVEAEGPHLIFYYPEIPVPKESIQQFIDYARKVMTPFVKKALQSRRKEAPP; translated from the coding sequence ATGATACTGGCGAACAAATACAGGATCGATAAAGTCCTGGGAAAGGGCTCCTATGGCACGGTGTACCTCGCCGAGCAGATGGATAAGCCCGGCACCCGGCGTGCTCTCAAGGAAATCGAGGAGGCAAGGATGTGCCCTGAGGATCGCGCACACATTCTGGAGCTCTTCATCCGCGAGGCTGAGATGCTCACGTGCCTGAAGCATCCGGGCCTCCCCCTGGTGACAGATTTTTTCTCCCTCGAAGACCGCCATTATCTTGTCATGGAGTTCATCCCGGGGAAGAACCTGGAAGCCATGCGCAGGGGCGCCCTGGCGCCTGAGCCGGTCATTGAATGGGCCCTTCAGCTTGCGTCAATCATTGAGTACCTCCATGAGCACAGGCCTGAGCCCATCATATTCCGCGATCTCAAGCCCTCCAACGTGATGCTCTCTGCGCCCACGGGCAGGATCATGCTCGTGGATTTCGGCATCGCCCGCTACTTCAATCCCCATAAGTTGAAGGATACCCAGTTTCTCGGCACCCCTGGATTCTCTCCCCCCGAGCAGTACGGCTCGGGACAGTCAGACCAGAGGTCTGACATTTACTCCTTTGGCGCCACTCTCTATTTCCTGCTCACCGACGGGGACATCTGCCAGTATTATTTCAAGATGCCGCCCCTCAGGCGGCAGAACCCGCTTGTTCCCCCCGCGCTTGAGAGCGTCATCATGAAATGCCTTTCCCTCAATCCCGGCGAGCGCTTTCAGTCGATGACGGAGATTCTCATGGAGCTTGAAGAAATCAGGCTGGATATGGAGAAGGCCGGATCTCACGGGAATACTGCGACACCCGGTGAGCTGTTCGGGATATTCTCAAAGTTCTCCCTGTCAACATTCCCCTATGCTCCACTCAGATTCAGGACCATCGCCCCCCTTCAGGCGGGAGACGTGGAGAATATCGGCACCTTTTCATCGCCGCATTTTTCAGGCCTGCTGACCAACTGCCACTGCGGGCTGAATGTCAAGACGGCGGCCCTGGTGACTCTCGAGGGAGCTCCCTTCCCGAAATTCTACCTGCGGAGCCAATCACTGCTGGATCTCAATATTTTCGGCCGTGATCCCGATATCGACTTCAGCGAGAACCCCGACTTTTCAGCGAGCTTTTTTCTTACTGGTCCTGACAGGAAGGCCATAGAGGATTTTTTCCGCCCCGAGCTCATAGAGATCTTTTCGGAGAAGCCGATGCTGAGCCTCAAATGGTTTCCTCCAAACAATCAGAGCGGAGTATGCTGGATCGTGGAAGCCGAAGGCCCTCATCTCATCTTCTACTATCCTGAAATCCCGGTTCCGAAAGAATCGATTCAGCAGTTCATCGACTATGCCCGGAAGGTGATGACCCCCTTCGTCAAAAAGGCGCTGCAGTCGCGCCGGAAAGAGGCGCCCCCTTGA
- a CDS encoding serpin family protein: MKRSLAAFLVLIAMGLAFIGCGRSPRRSPGPDSSGSHSSRGPEGSGSIEKDNSKLALDLYRMLSEDEGNIFFSPYSISSALAITFLGARGATAGEMEKILHFGDPPGEFHSGFRSLDRKLNEEGRGGAYELVVANRLWGQKGHAFLSSFLEEGKSYYNSALGELDFKNDAEGARTVINKWVEDGTKGKIKDLIAPGGVSPAMNLVITNAIYFKSTWDAKFEKDRTSRQPFHRSSKEKAECDLMYKFDTLKYAKRKDFEALEIPYRRGKLSMLVLLPKDARSLKKLGKSLSYGDLEVLRSELRLRKVNLSFPKFSTTSSYDLTETFCKMGMRAPFDAGSADFSGIDGTKSMFISKIVHKAYIDVNEEGTEAAGATEVEMGLLDSGEEEGPVTFRADHPFLFLIRENSTGTILFMGKLTDPSR, from the coding sequence ATGAAGAGAAGTCTTGCAGCGTTTCTTGTGCTGATTGCCATGGGCCTTGCTTTCATTGGATGCGGGAGAAGCCCCCGGAGATCTCCTGGCCCTGACAGCAGCGGCTCCCATAGTTCTCGCGGCCCTGAAGGAAGTGGCTCCATTGAAAAAGACAACTCAAAGCTTGCTCTTGACCTTTATAGAATGCTGTCGGAAGATGAGGGTAATATATTCTTCTCACCTTACAGCATATCGTCAGCGCTTGCCATCACCTTCCTGGGGGCAAGGGGAGCGACAGCAGGGGAGATGGAGAAGATCCTCCATTTCGGTGATCCGCCCGGAGAGTTTCACTCCGGCTTCAGGTCTCTTGACAGGAAGCTCAATGAAGAGGGCCGCGGGGGCGCCTATGAGCTTGTCGTGGCCAACAGGCTCTGGGGGCAGAAGGGCCATGCCTTTCTCAGCAGCTTTCTGGAAGAGGGAAAAAGCTACTACAATTCCGCCCTTGGGGAGCTTGATTTCAAAAACGATGCCGAGGGCGCAAGAACAGTCATAAACAAGTGGGTTGAAGACGGGACAAAGGGTAAAATCAAGGATCTTATCGCTCCTGGAGGAGTAAGCCCGGCCATGAACCTTGTCATTACCAATGCGATATACTTCAAAAGCACCTGGGACGCAAAGTTTGAAAAGGACCGTACCAGCAGGCAGCCCTTTCATAGAAGCAGCAAAGAAAAGGCTGAGTGCGATTTGATGTACAAGTTTGATACCTTGAAATACGCGAAGCGAAAGGACTTCGAGGCCCTGGAGATTCCCTACAGGAGGGGAAAGCTCTCCATGCTCGTCCTGCTTCCGAAAGATGCCAGGAGCCTGAAAAAGCTCGGGAAATCCCTGAGTTATGGGGACCTCGAGGTGCTGCGCTCTGAGCTCAGGCTCCGCAAGGTGAATCTTTCCTTTCCGAAATTCTCGACGACTTCCTCCTATGATCTCACAGAAACCTTTTGCAAAATGGGAATGCGGGCTCCCTTCGACGCCGGGAGCGCCGATTTTTCAGGGATTGACGGGACAAAATCCATGTTCATATCGAAAATTGTCCATAAAGCCTATATAGATGTCAACGAGGAGGGCACTGAAGCGGCAGGCGCCACGGAAGTGGAGATGGGCCTCCTGGATTCTGGAGAGGAGGAAGGACCCGTTACCTTCAGGGCCGACCATCCCTTTCTCTTCCTGATAAGGGAAAACAGCACCGGCACCATCCTCTTCATGGGAAAGCTCACCGATCCTTCCCGATGA